A genomic window from Colletotrichum destructivum chromosome 7, complete sequence includes:
- a CDS encoding Putative zn(2)Cys(6) fungal-type DNA-binding domain, fungal transcription factor translates to MRARRGCWTCAARKIRCDGGLPTCKNCDKARRDCQGYGMRLSWPRDNDERRAMTGSNAPLAVVSSTRSSHQPADLFFVNTTWRDMELYGYLSGQMHASRLLPSSPSLWGPPQQQNVSHMDLVHYFQETAHLSLVTFGQSPLRIRDALLSMALAHNAVPGLALLQALLAFSSLHRHGPSEQASRFKIQALRSLSASVADEPLTPAKAAHQVAASMLLGAFEILQPSEGSGEWLWHTWGAMDTIQATARLMDQPHESDVGHLLNWVYYHETLSRFAVHHWRHKSLVPGTSPRSHGQRDLRYPPLARHRPNLPPVNPTHAILNLLSEICDTLVDPRDPRSRDREYQDRLEGFRRRIGDAPAPSAPTTDAAIAVELYRMATRIYLARASQSPWEAPADLDPLIDAVFSGSAVGSCTCEHFFPLLILACEARRDEQRAAIVGLIERTRRDARIRSIQGVKDTIQAIWVQQDLHRDDDVLVDYLGVLSAVISSGGTLLSFA, encoded by the exons ATGAGGGCTCGCAGAGGCTGCTGGACTTGCGCAG CTCGGAAGATCCGGTGCGACGGGGGCCTGCCGACCTGCAAGAACTGCGATAAGGCCCGGCGAGACTGCCAAGGATATGGAATGCGCTTGTCGTGGCCCAGAGACAACGACGAGAGGCGCGCCATGACGGGGAGTAACGCGCCGCTGGCGGTGGTGTCATCAACTCGGTCGAGTCACCAGCCTGCGgacctcttcttcgtcaacaCGACATGGCGGGATATGGAGTTGTACGGCTATCTGTCCGGGCAGATGCACGCCTCTCGTCTACTTCCATCTTCCCCGAGTCTATGGGGGCCGCCACAGCAACAAAATGTGAGCCACATGGATCTAGTCCACTACT TTCAAGAAACCGCCCACCTGTCGTTGGTCACGTTCGGCCAGAGTCCTTTGCGGATCCGAGACGCCCTCCTGAGCATGGCTCTGGCACACAACGCAGTTCCCGGCCTCGCTCTCCTCCAGGCCTTACTTGctttctcctccctccaccgccaTGGACCCAGCGAGCAGGCATCGCGCTTCAAGATACAGGCACTCCGGTCTCTGTCCGCTTCGGTGGCGGACGAGCCGCTGACCCCGGCAAAGGCCGCCCACCAGGTGGCCGCGTCCATGCTCCTCGGGGCTTTCGAG ATCCTCCAACCGTCGGAAGGGTCGGGCGAGTGGCTGTGGCACACTTGGGGGGCCATGGACACGATCCAGGCGACGGCCAGGCTCATGGATCAACCGCACGAGAGCGATGTCGGCCACCTGCTCAACTGGGTCTACTACCATGAGACTCTTTCTCGCTTCGCCGTGCACCACTGGCGCCACAAATCGCTGGTCCCGgggacgtcgccgaggagtcACGGACAGCGAGATCTCCGGTATCCGCCCTTGGCGAGACACAGGCCT AACTTGCCCCCCGTGAACCCCACGCACGCGATATTGAACCTGCTCTCCGAGATCTGCGACACCCTGGTCGACCCGCGTGATCCCCGGAGCCGCGACCGGGAGTACCAGGACCGCCTCGAGGGTTTCCGGCGAAGGATAGGGGACGCACCCGCCCCGTCCGCCCCGaccaccgacgccgccatcgccgtcgagttGTACCGGATGGCGACGCGCATCTACCTCGCGCGGGCTTCGCAGAGCCCGTGGGAGGCCCCGGCGGACCTCGACCCGCTCATCGACGCGGTCTTCTCCGGGTCCGCCGTCGGGTCGTGCACCTGTGAGCACTTCTTCCCGCTGCTGATACTCGCCTGCGAGGCGCGCCGGGATGAGCAGCGGgcggccatcgtcggcctgaTCGAGAGGACGCGGAGGGACGCCCGCATCCGGAGCATCCAGGGAGTCAAGGACACGATCCAGGCCATCTGGGTGCAGCAGGACCTGCAcagggacgacgacgtgctgGTGGACTATCTCGGGGTCTTGAGCGCCGTCATCAGCTCGGGTGGCACCCTGCTGTCTTTCGCCTAG
- a CDS encoding Putative S1/P1 nuclease, phospholipase C/P1 nuclease domain superfamily — protein sequence MARLASLTFLASALPGALAWGSMGHATIAYIATNFVAPETKTYMQQLLGDTTDDYLANVASWADSYRYTTEGAFTSTFHYIDALDDPPHSCGIDLERDCGPTGCIVSAHANYTQRLLLGPALDLEQRQIAAKMVIHFTGDIGQPLHCENLEAGGNGIAVEFNGTDTNLHAAWDTNIPQSITGTGSVLAVAKAWASTLSTAIASGEFRAAARCWVQGLSLEDPEATALSWAAESNKFVCTVVLPEGREAVEGLDISGAYTTNAQPTVSMQVAKQGYRLAKWLDAIVAEVA from the coding sequence CCTACATCGCCACCAACTTCGTCGCCCCCGAGACCAAGACCTACatgcagcagctcctcggcgacacGACGGACGACTacctcgccaacgtcgccaGCTGGGCCGACTCATACCGCTACACGACCGAGGGCGCCTTCACCTCGACCTTCCACTACattgacgccctcgacgacccgcCGCACTCGTGCggcatcgacctcgagcgcGACTGCGGGCCCACGGGCTGCATCGTCTCGGCCCACGCCAACTACACCCAGCGCCTGCTGCTCGGGCCggcgctcgacctcgagcagcgccagatcgccgccaagatggtcatccacttcaccggCGACATCGGCCAGCCGCTGCACTgcgagaacctcgaggccggcggcaacggcatcgccgtcgagttCAACGGCACCGACACCAACCTGCACGCCGCCTGGGACACCAACATCCCGCAGTCCatcaccggcaccggcagcgtcctcgccgtcgccaaggcgTGGGCGTCGACGCTCAGCACGGCCATCGCCTCGGGCGAgttccgcgccgccgcccgctgcTGGGTCCAGGGCCTCAGCCTCGAGGACCCGGAGGCCACGGCGCTGTCGTGGGCCGCCGAGAGCAACAAGTTCGTGTGCACCGTCGTGCTACCCGAGGGCcgcgaggcggtcgagggcctcgacaTCAGCGGCGCCTACACGACCAACGCGCAGCCGACGGTGAGCATGCAGGTCGCCAAGCAGGGCTACAGGCTGGCCAAGTGGCTGGATGCCATCGTTGCCGAGGTGGCATAG